In Planctomycetia bacterium, one DNA window encodes the following:
- a CDS encoding MATE family efflux transporter: MPSPSTNPPSAPQAPAASIVPDAESSECFAEFPPVSTESASSLLLGGPIRPAVFALALPVLGEQLLNAAVTWNDALIAGRISAEATNAIGIAGYISWLMTMLFWMADTGATAIVARATGARNFNEARHATNQAFALAVAMGMAGTLCVLSTAPGFAALLNMHGAANSISVRFMRIDALGLTGAAISLALAACLRGAGDTRTPLVVLGGVNVINITLTWILALGWGPIPAFGVDGIAWGTVAARWCGAIWMIALLARSGGGSASGEYAAKTSRNVLRAALQLRPSFMRPDSQLIRRILKIGVPAAGDGLVTFSGHFVFMMIVTRVPSEFPVAVLYAAHIVGIRIESLSYLPANAYGVAAAALVGQNLGANQPDRAALAAREAARQAACLLAFNGLLFYFAAEPLFRILSDDPRVWACGVPALRGLACVQIPLAFLIVYVGALRGAGDSRSPMLYTALSMALVRVPLAYLGGIVFRGGLLGAWLGMFGDIVSRAVLMSLRFRLGRWKRIQV; encoded by the coding sequence ATGCCATCTCCATCGACCAACCCGCCATCCGCCCCGCAAGCGCCTGCGGCGTCGATCGTGCCCGATGCCGAATCGAGCGAATGTTTCGCAGAATTTCCGCCGGTTTCAACCGAATCCGCCTCATCCCTGCTTCTTGGCGGGCCGATTCGACCCGCCGTGTTTGCGCTGGCGCTGCCCGTTCTGGGTGAACAACTGCTCAATGCAGCCGTCACTTGGAACGACGCGCTCATCGCCGGTCGCATCTCCGCCGAAGCCACCAACGCCATCGGCATCGCAGGCTACATCAGTTGGCTCATGACGATGCTGTTCTGGATGGCTGATACCGGTGCGACAGCCATCGTCGCGCGGGCAACCGGCGCGCGAAACTTCAACGAAGCACGTCATGCGACCAATCAGGCGTTTGCGCTCGCCGTGGCGATGGGGATGGCGGGTACGTTGTGTGTTCTCTCCACGGCTCCGGGTTTCGCGGCGTTGTTGAACATGCACGGCGCAGCCAACAGCATCTCCGTGCGATTCATGCGGATCGACGCGCTGGGATTGACGGGGGCCGCGATTTCCCTGGCGCTGGCAGCCTGTCTGCGCGGCGCGGGCGACACGCGCACCCCACTGGTCGTGCTGGGCGGTGTGAACGTGATCAACATCACGCTGACCTGGATTCTGGCCCTGGGTTGGGGGCCGATTCCCGCCTTCGGCGTCGACGGCATCGCCTGGGGGACCGTCGCGGCGCGATGGTGCGGTGCGATCTGGATGATCGCCCTGCTGGCACGATCCGGCGGCGGTTCTGCTTCAGGCGAATACGCTGCGAAAACCAGCCGAAATGTGCTGCGCGCCGCGTTGCAGCTACGACCGTCGTTTATGCGACCGGATTCGCAGCTGATCCGGCGGATTCTGAAAATCGGCGTGCCCGCGGCCGGAGATGGGCTGGTGACTTTCTCCGGCCATTTCGTGTTCATGATGATCGTCACGCGCGTTCCGTCGGAGTTCCCTGTGGCCGTGCTCTACGCCGCGCACATCGTCGGCATTCGGATCGAATCGCTTAGCTACCTGCCCGCGAACGCCTACGGCGTCGCCGCCGCCGCACTGGTCGGACAAAACCTCGGCGCGAACCAGCCCGACCGCGCCGCACTGGCTGCGCGCGAGGCCGCCCGGCAAGCGGCCTGCTTGCTTGCGTTCAACGGGCTGTTGTTCTATTTCGCGGCCGAGCCGCTGTTTCGAATTCTCTCCGATGACCCGCGTGTTTGGGCTTGCGGCGTGCCCGCGCTGCGCGGACTGGCATGCGTGCAAATTCCGCTTGCGTTTCTGATTGTGTACGTGGGGGCATTGCGCGGAGCCGGCGATTCGCGGTCGCCGATGCTCTACACCGCTCTCTCGATGGCCCTGGTGCGCGTGCCGCTGGCCTATCTCGGCGGAATCGTATTCCGGGGCGGCCTGCTGGGCGCCTGGTTGGGCATGTTCGGTGATATCGTCAGCCGTGCCGTGCTGATGTCGCTGCGGTTTCGCCTCGGCCGCTGGAAACGCATTCAGGTCTGA
- the queG gene encoding tRNA epoxyqueuosine(34) reductase QueG — translation MSNALPSLAASARAAMVRDLAAQLGLDACGIGPAAPIPRGEYLRTWLASGRAGTMHYLNRHVGSREDVRVWLPWARSVIVTALNYRQPLPAPSPPIGGAPRGRVAMYAWGEDYHVVMKDKLGALAERLQAALGHPFQFKVCVDTSAVTERELAAMAGVGWIGKNTLILNASLGSYFVLGELFTDLELPIDGPQADHCGSCTRCLDACPTGAFPVAYELDASRCISYLTIEHRGEIDPELTAVMGDWVFGCDVCQEVCPFNQRSPETREPRLIGTLDSARPRLGDLARWNGPTHRRATAGKATARATPATWRRNARIALENIVRRAEDSR, via the coding sequence ATGTCAAACGCACTTCCAAGCTTGGCGGCGTCGGCGCGCGCTGCGATGGTACGAGACCTCGCGGCGCAGCTGGGTCTCGACGCCTGCGGCATCGGTCCGGCGGCGCCGATTCCGCGCGGAGAGTATCTGCGCACGTGGCTTGCCTCCGGCCGCGCGGGGACGATGCATTACTTGAACCGCCACGTCGGATCGCGCGAGGACGTGCGCGTCTGGTTGCCATGGGCGCGAAGCGTGATCGTGACGGCCTTGAACTATCGCCAGCCGTTGCCTGCGCCCTCGCCGCCGATCGGCGGCGCGCCGCGTGGTCGGGTGGCGATGTATGCCTGGGGCGAGGATTACCACGTCGTCATGAAGGACAAGCTGGGGGCGCTGGCCGAGCGATTGCAGGCAGCGTTGGGTCATCCGTTTCAATTCAAGGTATGCGTCGATACGTCTGCGGTGACGGAGCGCGAACTGGCCGCGATGGCGGGGGTGGGCTGGATTGGTAAAAATACGCTCATATTAAACGCATCGCTGGGTTCTTATTTTGTGCTGGGAGAGCTGTTCACTGATCTGGAGCTGCCGATCGACGGGCCGCAGGCGGACCACTGCGGCAGTTGCACGCGGTGCCTCGACGCCTGTCCGACCGGTGCGTTTCCCGTGGCCTACGAACTGGACGCGAGCCGCTGCATCTCGTACCTGACGATCGAGCATCGCGGCGAGATCGATCCGGAATTGACCGCGGTCATGGGAGACTGGGTCTTCGGTTGCGACGTGTGCCAGGAGGTCTGCCCGTTCAACCAGCGTTCGCCCGAGACGCGCGAGCCGCGCCTGATCGGGACGCTCGATTCCGCCCGGCCGCGGCTGGGAGACCTGGCCCGGTGGAACGGGCCGACGCACCGGCGTGCGACCGCCGGCAAGGCAACGGCCCGCGCGACGCCGGCGACGTGGCGGCGCAACGCACGGATCGCACTGGAGAACATCGTGCGCCGCGCGGAGGACTCGCGATGA
- a CDS encoding amidohydrolase family protein, whose protein sequence is MIIDCHTHVWESPEQLGMAKAALEARATRAAAAGLGGNNAPLPDASIARHFSASDPVDKSFVLGFKSRYLGAEVPLSLISRYVREHPEKLIGAVGIDPTNLSEAMEDLASANQQFGLKAVTVSPAAQDFHPADSRAMQVFAEAARLGMPVLFHQGVHFSSAGKMEFARPSLVDEVARDLPQLKIVIAHLGYPWVEETIVLLGKHPNVFADISGLLHRSWHAYNALLSAFQYGVIDKLLFGSDFPFTSAKSAIESLYRLNQLVIGTNLPTIPRAALVGIVERDALGLLGIEHAAPGLARSPDNGLLDGHDA, encoded by the coding sequence ATGATTATCGACTGCCACACACACGTCTGGGAATCACCGGAGCAACTGGGTATGGCCAAGGCGGCCCTCGAAGCGCGGGCCACTCGCGCTGCCGCGGCCGGCTTGGGTGGCAACAACGCCCCCCTTCCCGATGCGTCGATCGCCCGCCACTTTTCGGCGAGCGACCCGGTTGATAAATCCTTCGTGCTGGGTTTCAAAAGCCGTTACCTCGGCGCCGAGGTTCCGCTAAGCCTCATCTCACGGTACGTCCGCGAACACCCGGAAAAGCTCATCGGCGCGGTCGGCATCGACCCGACCAACCTCTCCGAGGCGATGGAAGACCTCGCTTCGGCCAACCAGCAATTCGGGCTGAAAGCCGTCACCGTGTCACCGGCCGCGCAAGACTTTCACCCGGCCGACAGCCGCGCAATGCAGGTCTTTGCCGAAGCGGCGCGGCTGGGGATGCCGGTATTGTTTCACCAAGGTGTTCACTTCTCGTCGGCAGGCAAGATGGAGTTCGCCCGGCCGTCGCTGGTCGACGAAGTGGCCCGCGATCTGCCGCAGCTGAAGATCGTCATCGCTCATCTGGGGTACCCGTGGGTGGAAGAGACCATCGTGCTTCTGGGCAAGCATCCCAATGTCTTCGCGGACATCAGCGGCCTGCTGCACCGCTCTTGGCACGCCTACAACGCCCTGTTGTCGGCCTTTCAGTACGGTGTGATCGACAAACTGCTCTTTGGCAGTGATTTCCCCTTCACCTCGGCGAAAAGCGCCATCGAATCGCTCTATCGGCTCAACCAACTCGTCATCGGTACGAACCTGCCCACGATTCCTCGCGCCGCACTCGTCGGAATCGTGGAGCGCGACGCCCTCGGACTGCTTGGCATCGAGCATGCCGCCCCCGGCCTCGCGCGCTCCCCTGACAACGGATTGCTGGACGGCCACGATGCCTGA
- the rplU gene encoding 50S ribosomal protein L21 codes for MYAIIEDGGKQYRVEKGDTLFVETRELPAGAKSIEFDRVLMLGDGAKSRIGTPWVAGAKVSATLMKAVRGPKLEIVKFRRRKGYKLHKGHRQNLLQVKIEKIAE; via the coding sequence ATGTATGCCATCATCGAGGACGGCGGCAAGCAATACCGAGTTGAAAAGGGCGACACGCTCTTCGTCGAGACGCGCGAACTGCCGGCCGGCGCGAAGTCCATTGAATTCGATCGAGTGCTGATGCTGGGCGACGGCGCCAAGAGCAGAATCGGCACGCCATGGGTCGCCGGTGCGAAAGTATCCGCCACGCTGATGAAGGCCGTTCGCGGGCCCAAGCTGGAGATCGTGAAGTTTCGCCGCCGCAAGGGCTACAAGCTGCACAAGGGCCATCGTCAAAACCTGCTTCAGGTCAAGATCGAGAAAATCGCCGAATGA
- a CDS encoding ThiF family adenylyltransferase, whose amino-acid sequence MSHDSTHRATDWRQSRYSRQVLLPQIGPAGQERLRAANVTLIGCGALGTVLADQLVRAGVGRLRLVDRDYVELNNLQRQVLFDESDVATGSPKAVAAAQRLAAVNSDVAIEPIIADACATNIEQFVEGADVLLDGTDNFETRFLINDVAVKHGIPWVYGACVGIEGMIMPILPRQTPCLRCIWDQPPPPGMNPTCDTAGVLGPLVHLVASRQAIEAIKILTGALGEVRRCLIQINAWTGAMDCFDMQGAYEPGRCTCCGRGQYEYLAAGGARTATLCGRDAVQIPGSRSGVDLDAVARRIAGAAKSPPCLNRYLLRFDVDRFTVTLFRDGRAIIKGTGDPNEARTVYAKYIGQ is encoded by the coding sequence ATGAGTCACGACTCGACCCATCGCGCCACGGATTGGCGGCAAAGTCGCTATTCGCGACAGGTCCTGCTGCCGCAAATCGGACCCGCCGGGCAGGAGCGCCTTCGTGCCGCGAATGTGACGCTAATCGGCTGCGGCGCGCTGGGCACGGTGCTGGCCGATCAGTTGGTGCGCGCGGGCGTCGGGCGCCTGCGCCTCGTCGATCGCGATTACGTCGAATTAAACAATCTCCAGCGTCAGGTATTGTTCGACGAGTCCGATGTGGCGACCGGGTCGCCCAAGGCCGTCGCCGCCGCGCAGCGCCTCGCCGCGGTCAATTCCGATGTTGCGATTGAGCCGATCATCGCGGATGCCTGCGCGACAAACATCGAACAATTCGTTGAAGGGGCGGACGTGCTGCTGGACGGGACGGACAATTTCGAGACGCGTTTCCTGATCAACGATGTCGCCGTCAAGCACGGGATCCCGTGGGTCTACGGCGCGTGCGTCGGCATCGAAGGGATGATCATGCCGATCCTCCCGCGGCAGACGCCGTGTCTTCGGTGCATCTGGGATCAGCCGCCGCCGCCGGGCATGAACCCGACGTGCGATACGGCTGGCGTGCTGGGTCCGCTGGTGCATCTTGTGGCGTCGCGCCAGGCGATCGAGGCGATCAAGATTCTCACCGGCGCGCTCGGCGAAGTGAGACGCTGCTTGATTCAGATCAACGCATGGACCGGCGCGATGGATTGCTTCGATATGCAAGGTGCGTACGAACCGGGGCGGTGCACCTGCTGCGGCCGAGGGCAATACGAGTACCTCGCCGCGGGCGGCGCGCGCACGGCGACCTTGTGCGGCCGGGATGCGGTGCAGATTCCCGGAAGCAGATCGGGGGTCGATCTGGACGCGGTGGCGCGGCGGATAGCCGGTGCGGCAAAGTCGCCGCCTTGTTTGAACCGATATTTACTACGCTTCGATGTGGATCGCTTTACGGTGACGCTGTTCCGCGACGGGCGCGCGATCATCAAGGGGACCGGTGATCCGAATGAAGCCAGGACGGTTTATGCGAAATACATCGGGCAATAG
- the sppA gene encoding signal peptide peptidase SppA, producing MRSTFRNLALILSASLLGPAFTQTARAQDGKSIVAYFKVAGQISEQPEQLAGLGELFGGKAPTNMFDLLAKFKKARTDDKVKAVILDMENAALGIAQIQELRTQIEALRAADKDVWVFTETLGMGRLMLASAASKLVLMPRGVVELAGMYSEGLYFKRMMDKIGVQADIIHCGDYKSAGEPFYLEGPSKPAEEQTNRLIDSIFATLKSEICKSRKIEIDELDQLIDKAILSPAEAKEAGLVDDLMFREDFVKAVRKKYGKNAKVAFDYGRKKGPELDLENPFAIWGFFAQVMKPKEESQKPAIAVVYVEGPITQGESEPGMFGGPPSNAGSDTIRKAIAEAAADKNVKALILRVDSPGGSAIASEIIAEATMRFKKSGRPFICSMGNVAGSGGYYVATQADTIFAQPSTITGSIGVVGGKLVTKGLWDWVGVTGHEYKRGKHADIMNTNRKFTEEEHKVMSGFMNRIYGEFKDRVTQGRGDRIKGDLESLAGGRVYTGEQAIEIGLVDRLGGFADAIRYTASEADIESDYELKVFPKPKNLADIFAEAFGGGKDKDHEFIHTGAAVRTGVQALSRYARLPAMAAGLEAIRRLDPIKARAVEDFLIHMELLSQDGVLLIGPSFTTLSK from the coding sequence ATGCGAAGCACGTTTCGAAATCTCGCACTGATCTTGTCCGCATCGCTGCTTGGGCCGGCGTTCACGCAGACCGCCCGCGCGCAGGATGGCAAGAGCATCGTTGCCTATTTTAAGGTCGCCGGGCAGATCTCCGAGCAACCCGAACAACTCGCCGGACTGGGCGAACTGTTTGGCGGCAAGGCGCCGACCAACATGTTCGATTTGTTGGCGAAGTTCAAAAAGGCCCGAACGGACGACAAGGTGAAAGCCGTCATCCTCGACATGGAGAACGCGGCACTGGGGATCGCCCAAATTCAGGAACTGCGTACGCAGATTGAAGCGCTGCGGGCCGCCGACAAGGACGTTTGGGTTTTCACCGAGACACTCGGCATGGGCAGGCTGATGCTGGCGTCGGCAGCCAGCAAGCTGGTGCTGATGCCGCGCGGCGTGGTCGAGCTGGCCGGCATGTACTCGGAAGGGCTTTATTTCAAGCGCATGATGGACAAGATCGGTGTGCAAGCCGACATCATCCACTGCGGTGACTACAAGTCCGCTGGCGAGCCGTTCTACCTCGAAGGACCGAGCAAACCGGCGGAAGAGCAGACCAATCGATTGATCGATTCGATCTTCGCCACCCTCAAGAGCGAGATCTGCAAGAGCCGCAAGATCGAAATCGACGAACTCGATCAATTGATCGACAAAGCCATCCTGTCGCCCGCCGAAGCGAAGGAAGCCGGCCTTGTCGATGACTTGATGTTCCGCGAGGACTTCGTCAAGGCCGTTCGCAAGAAATACGGCAAGAATGCGAAAGTCGCCTTCGACTACGGCCGCAAGAAGGGTCCGGAGCTTGATCTTGAGAACCCGTTCGCCATCTGGGGCTTCTTTGCCCAGGTCATGAAACCCAAGGAAGAATCCCAGAAGCCCGCCATTGCCGTCGTGTACGTCGAAGGACCGATCACGCAGGGCGAAAGCGAACCGGGCATGTTCGGAGGCCCGCCCTCCAACGCCGGCTCCGACACGATACGCAAAGCCATCGCCGAGGCCGCGGCGGATAAAAACGTGAAGGCCCTCATCCTGCGCGTCGACTCGCCCGGCGGATCGGCCATTGCCAGCGAAATCATCGCCGAAGCCACGATGCGATTTAAGAAGAGCGGTCGGCCGTTCATTTGCTCAATGGGCAACGTGGCCGGCAGCGGCGGGTATTACGTCGCCACGCAGGCGGACACGATTTTTGCGCAGCCTTCGACCATCACCGGTTCCATCGGCGTCGTCGGCGGCAAATTGGTGACCAAGGGCCTGTGGGACTGGGTCGGCGTCACCGGTCACGAATACAAGCGCGGCAAGCACGCCGACATCATGAACACCAATCGCAAATTCACCGAGGAGGAACACAAGGTGATGAGCGGCTTCATGAATCGCATTTACGGCGAGTTCAAAGATCGCGTCACGCAGGGCCGCGGCGACCGCATCAAGGGTGACCTGGAGAGCCTTGCGGGCGGACGAGTCTATACAGGCGAACAGGCAATTGAGATCGGCCTCGTCGATCGGCTCGGCGGTTTCGCCGATGCGATTCGCTACACCGCGAGCGAGGCGGATATCGAAAGCGATTACGAATTGAAAGTCTTCCCGAAGCCCAAGAACCTCGCCGACATTTTCGCGGAAGCGTTTGGCGGCGGGAAGGACAAGGACCATGAGTTCATCCACACTGGCGCGGCCGTTCGAACGGGCGTTCAGGCGCTCTCGCGTTACGCACGGTTGCCCGCGATGGCGGCCGGTCTGGAAGCAATCCGTCGCCTTGACCCCATCAAGGCCCGGGCCGTGGAAGATTTTCTGATCCACATGGAACTTCTGTCGCAGGACGGAGTATTACTCATTGGACCGAGTTTCACGACGCTGTCGAAGTGA
- a CDS encoding amidohydrolase — protein MHRWFCLSVALCGLIAGCSGGAREYDLIVHNAAIWTGNPDQPEASVLAVRGDEFVYVGSEMPDPSRIGRHTQVIDAQQARIVPGLIDAHLHLISGGLQLTRLNLRDVPDRAVFIERVAARAKATPTGRWILGGRWSTESWPDPTQPNKSWIDPVTGDRPTLLHRMDGHGALANSAALKLAGITAEGPPDPPGGLIERDPKSGEPTGILKESAIELVSRHVPTPSAGELDTALAAAMHHANSHGITAVHTMSPWNEYAVLDRARKANRMTLRVRQYVSESDWRPLIGKVRRTRSDDWLRICGFKQFMDGSLGSRTAFMAEPYVDQPDHHGVLREVMYASGKDQPDAGHLTEMCRAAVEADLSPAIHAIGDQANRIVLDTYEQVRRSNESQSGAHRVPLRIEHAQHLLPDDIERFATLGVVASMQPLHKADDGRYALGAIGIERCRTSYAFRSLIDAGAVVAFGSDWPVVSLNPMEGIHAAVTGRTLNDQTFVPEQNITSEQALRAYTTGAAQASGDREKLGVIRPGALADFVILDADVLAIRAAAIRVVRVNQTFVGGRRVYARD, from the coding sequence GTGCATCGATGGTTTTGTTTAAGTGTCGCCCTGTGCGGGCTGATCGCGGGCTGCTCCGGCGGCGCGCGGGAGTACGATCTTATCGTGCACAATGCAGCCATTTGGACCGGCAATCCCGACCAGCCCGAAGCAAGTGTCCTGGCTGTCCGAGGGGACGAGTTTGTCTACGTCGGCAGCGAAATGCCCGATCCGTCGCGCATCGGTCGGCACACCCAGGTCATCGACGCGCAACAGGCTCGCATCGTCCCCGGTCTGATCGACGCCCACCTGCACCTGATCTCCGGCGGTTTGCAACTGACGCGATTGAATCTTCGTGACGTGCCTGATCGCGCGGTTTTCATCGAACGCGTCGCGGCACGCGCCAAGGCGACTCCCACCGGTCGATGGATTCTCGGCGGGCGCTGGTCTACCGAAAGCTGGCCCGACCCGACGCAACCCAACAAGTCATGGATCGACCCGGTCACCGGCGATCGGCCGACGCTCCTTCATCGAATGGATGGCCACGGCGCGCTGGCGAACAGCGCCGCCCTGAAACTCGCCGGCATCACGGCCGAAGGCCCGCCCGACCCGCCCGGCGGGCTGATCGAGCGCGATCCAAAGAGTGGCGAGCCGACCGGGATTCTCAAGGAATCGGCGATCGAGCTGGTGTCGCGTCATGTGCCAACGCCTTCGGCCGGCGAGCTGGACACGGCGCTGGCAGCCGCCATGCACCATGCGAATTCCCACGGCATCACGGCGGTTCACACGATGTCGCCCTGGAACGAATACGCCGTACTCGACCGCGCGCGCAAAGCGAACCGCATGACGCTGCGTGTGCGCCAATACGTGAGCGAGTCGGATTGGCGGCCGCTGATCGGCAAGGTCCGCCGCACACGGAGCGACGACTGGTTGCGTATCTGCGGATTCAAACAATTCATGGACGGCTCGCTTGGTTCGCGCACGGCTTTCATGGCCGAGCCGTACGTCGACCAGCCGGACCATCACGGCGTGCTTCGTGAAGTGATGTATGCGAGCGGAAAGGATCAGCCCGATGCGGGACATCTGACCGAGATGTGTCGCGCTGCCGTGGAGGCGGACTTGTCGCCGGCGATTCACGCCATCGGCGACCAGGCCAACCGCATTGTGCTGGACACGTACGAACAGGTTCGCAGAAGCAACGAATCGCAGTCGGGCGCGCACAGGGTTCCTTTGCGAATCGAACACGCCCAGCATTTGTTGCCCGATGACATCGAACGCTTCGCAACGCTGGGCGTCGTCGCGTCGATGCAGCCGTTGCACAAGGCCGACGACGGGCGCTACGCGCTCGGTGCTATTGGCATCGAGCGTTGCCGGACGAGCTACGCGTTTCGTTCGCTCATCGATGCGGGCGCGGTGGTGGCGTTCGGGAGCGACTGGCCGGTGGTTTCGCTCAATCCGATGGAAGGAATTCACGCCGCGGTAACAGGCCGGACCTTGAACGACCAGACCTTCGTCCCCGAGCAGAACATCACCAGTGAGCAGGCGCTTCGCGCGTATACGACCGGCGCGGCCCAGGCTTCGGGCGACCGCGAAAAGCTGGGGGTGATCCGCCCCGGCGCACTGGCGGATTTCGTGATCCTGGATGCCGACGTCCTGGCGATCCGCGCCGCGGCGATCCGCGTCGTTCGCGTGAATCAGACGTTTGTCGGAGGTCGGCGCGTGTACGCACGTGATTAA
- a CDS encoding rhomboid family intramembrane serine protease: MLLLLPIKTHSEVRRWPWANHALIIANIALYVIVLAMGSMARSGQGAGADLRESWMLVPGDLRLVSFFSYQFIHGDLWHLGGNLLFLWLFGNSVNDKMGNIAYLLFYLACGVFAGVGFVLTSDNPCLGSSGAIAGVTTAYLVLFPRAVVTVFYWLFFTIGAVHVQAMLLIGLKIILWDNILSPQLQHRGEAIQVAYSAHLAGYFFGFVVTLVMLLVRALPRDQYDILALIRRHYQRKQFKIAMADPAARARAQFGRVARPISADRVDLATPAPMSEAARLRADIADLLAQRNYVGAADRYEQLVVHEPETCLPRRQMLEVANQLMTLQRHPQAARAYEQFLKTYPSDSETTQIKLLLGIIYAKYLEQHEAAVHYLRDCLERLTNRDQVEQAQHWLNASCTALGRPME, from the coding sequence TTGTTATTGCTCCTGCCGATCAAAACTCATTCCGAAGTGCGACGCTGGCCGTGGGCCAACCACGCATTGATCATCGCCAACATCGCCTTGTATGTCATTGTGCTGGCGATGGGGTCCATGGCGCGGTCGGGGCAGGGCGCCGGCGCCGATCTGCGAGAGAGCTGGATGCTGGTGCCCGGCGATTTGCGCCTGGTCTCGTTCTTTTCGTATCAGTTCATCCATGGCGACCTCTGGCATCTTGGCGGCAATCTGCTCTTCCTCTGGTTGTTCGGAAACAGCGTGAACGACAAGATGGGGAACATCGCGTATTTGCTTTTTTACCTCGCCTGCGGCGTATTCGCCGGCGTGGGGTTTGTTCTCACGAGCGACAATCCGTGCCTCGGTTCAAGCGGCGCGATCGCTGGTGTGACCACGGCTTACCTCGTTCTGTTCCCGCGGGCCGTCGTGACGGTCTTCTACTGGCTCTTCTTCACGATTGGCGCCGTGCACGTCCAGGCGATGCTGCTCATCGGTCTGAAGATCATCCTTTGGGACAATATCCTGTCACCGCAGCTACAACACCGGGGCGAAGCGATTCAAGTCGCGTATTCCGCGCACCTTGCCGGCTACTTCTTTGGGTTCGTCGTGACGCTGGTCATGCTTCTGGTGCGCGCGCTTCCGCGCGATCAATATGACATCCTGGCGCTGATCCGACGGCACTACCAGCGCAAGCAGTTCAAGATCGCCATGGCCGATCCGGCGGCGCGGGCCCGGGCACAGTTCGGACGCGTTGCCCGGCCGATCAGCGCCGACCGCGTCGATTTGGCGACGCCCGCCCCGATGAGCGAGGCGGCCCGTCTACGGGCTGATATCGCGGACCTGCTGGCGCAGCGCAATTACGTCGGCGCGGCCGATCGCTATGAGCAACTGGTGGTTCATGAACCGGAAACGTGCCTGCCGCGACGACAAATGCTGGAAGTGGCCAATCAACTCATGACGTTGCAGCGCCATCCACAGGCGGCCCGGGCTTACGAGCAATTTCTCAAGACCTATCCATCCGATTCCGAGACGACGCAAATCAAGCTCCTGCTCGGCATCATTTACGCCAAGTATCTCGAACAACACGAGGCGGCGGTGCACTACCTCCGGGATTGTCTGGAACGGCTGACCAACCGCGACCAGGTCGAACAGGCACAACACTGGCTCAACGCGAGCTGCACGGCGCTGGGCCGTCCGATGGAGTAG